The Gemmatimonadales bacterium DNA window TGTTCATCAAGCGGAAGCTCGGCCAGGAGCCCGTCACCTATCCCCATCCCTCGCTGAAGGGCATCCTGGAGCCGACGTACGGCGTCATCACCTATCAGGAACAGGTGATGCGCATCGCCAACGTGCTGGCCGGGTTCAGCCTGGCCGAAGCGGACGTGCTGCGGAAGGCGGTCGGCAAGAAGGACGAGGCGCTCATCAAGAAGGAAGTCGGGCGGTTCGTGGACCGCGCGATGGCCCAGGGGCATCCCCGCCGCCTGGCGGAGGAACTCGGCGCGCAGATCGAGACCTTCGGGCGCTACGGCTTCAACAAGTCGCACTCGGTGGCGTACTCGGTGCTCTCGTACCAGACGGCGTGGCTCAAGGCGCACTACCCCGCCGAGTTCATGGCCGCGCTGCTCAGCTCGGAAATCGGCAACACCGACAAGGTGGTGCAGTACATCAACGAAGCCCGCGAGCTGGGACTCGAGGTCCTGCCGCCGGATGTCAACGAGTCGGGGTTCAAGTTCACGGTGGTCGGCGCGAACCGGCTCCGGTTCGGACTGGGCGCGGTGCGCAACGTCGGCGCGGGGGTCATCGAGTCGATGATCACCGCGCGGCAGGACGGGCCATTCCACGACCTCTGGGACTTCGTCAACCGGATCGACCTGCGGCTGGGCAACCGTCGCGTGATCGAGTCGCTCATCGTGGCCGGCGCCTGCGACGGCCTCGGCGGCCATCGTCGCCAGTACCTCGAGGCGCTGGACACGGCGCTGGGCGAGGCGCAGCTTCGACAGCAGGAACGCGAGGCGGGGCAGTCCTCCCTGTTCGGCGAGATCCCCGCGACGGCGAAGCCGGCCGGGCACAATCTCCCCGACGTCCCCCCGCTTCCGGAAGCGGAACGGCTGACCCGCGAGAAGGAAGTGATCGGCTTCTTCATCTCCGGCCACCCGCTGGAGCGCTTCCGGGCCGAGGTCGAGCTCTTCGGCAGCCGCACCACGGCCACGCTCCACGAGTGGAGCGAGCACGAGGTCAGCGTCGCGGCGGTGGTGACGGGGCTGAAGCGGCAAATTTCCAAGAAGACCGGCAAGGAGTACGCGCGCCTCACCCTCGAGGACTTCCACGGCACCTCCGAGGCGATCGTCTTCCCCGAGGCCTGGGCCAAGTTGAATCAGACCATCACGGCGGACGCGGCCATCCTGCTCGGCGGCGGCTACAGCACGCGGGACCGGGGCGAGGATCGGGCCCCCTTCGTGGTCGAGTCGGCCCGCCCCCTCGGCGAACTGCGGGAAAGCGGCGCCCTCGGGATCAGCCTGCGGTGGCGCGCCCCCGAGGCCCCGCCGCCGGAGGCGGTCAAGGCCGCGGCCGCGCTGTGCGCATCGCATCCGGGGCCGGCGCCGGTCTATATTGAATGGAGCGACGGCAACGGCGAGGCCCTCCGGCTTCGCGCGCGCCGTCTTCGCATTGCCCCCGACGAAGACCTCCTCCGGGCCCTCCGCGACTTGCTGGGTGCCGGCGCTGTCCACTACGTGAAGGCGGGCTAACGATGGCAACGGCCTACACACTCGAATTCGAGAAACCGCTCCAGGAACTCAACCGCCAGATCGAGGAACTGCGCCGCTCGAGCACAGAGCGCGGCACCGACCTGAGCAATGAGATCACGGCGCTGGAAGCGAAGCTCGCCGAGCAACGCGACGAGATCTACCGCAACCTGACGCCGATCCAGCGTGTCATGGTGGCGCGGCACTCGCGCCGGCCCTACACCCTGGACTACCTCAGCACGATCTTCACCGACTTCATCGAACTGCACGGCGACCGCCTCTTCCGCGACGACCCGGCCATCGTCGGCGGCTGGGCGCGGCTCGGCGGGCAGAGCGTCATGGTCATCGGGCACCAGAAGGGGCGCGACACGAAAGACAACCTGCGCCGCAACTTCGGCATGCCGCATCCGGAGGGGTACCGCAAGGCGCTCCGCCTGATGAAGCTCGCCGCGCGGTTCGGCGCGCCCGTCATCACCCTGATCGACACCGACGGCGCGTATCCGGGGCTGGGCGCGGAAGAGCGCGGGCAGTCGGAGGCGCTGGCCCGGAACATCCTGGAGATGTCGGTCCTGCCGACGCCGATCGTGGCGATCGTGATCGGCGTCGGCGGCTCGGGCGG harbors:
- a CDS encoding acetyl-CoA carboxylase carboxyltransferase subunit alpha; the protein is MATAYTLEFEKPLQELNRQIEELRRSSTERGTDLSNEITALEAKLAEQRDEIYRNLTPIQRVMVARHSRRPYTLDYLSTIFTDFIELHGDRLFRDDPAIVGGWARLGGQSVMVIGHQKGRDTKDNLRRNFGMPHPEGYRKALRLMKLAARFGAPVITLIDTDGAYPGLGAEERGQSEALARNILEMSVLPTPIVAIVIGVGGSGGALALGVADRVLMLENSIYSVISPEGCAAILWKDASQRERAAEALKLTAADLLRLKVIDEIIPEPAGGAHTDHDATGEAVREALLRHVNELRKVKPDKLVRRRAEKYGAMGAYTEA